Proteins from one Gossypium raimondii isolate GPD5lz chromosome 8, ASM2569854v1, whole genome shotgun sequence genomic window:
- the LOC105791879 gene encoding 4-coumarate--CoA ligase-like 6 isoform X1, which produces MATSLNFFPQTSEPKTTHLPDWYSPETRIYSSTYSSISLPTDPFLDIVSFIFSHQHDGVTALIDSSSGYSISYSKLLPLVQSMASGLHHLGVSQGDVVLLLLPNSVNFPIIFFSVLYLGAVVTTMNPLSNMMEVKKQIVDCGVRFAFTLLENVDKLQKLGVHAIGVPENMDLDSEKTGFLSFRKLIGGQFGKAPRPVIRQQDTAAIMYSSGTTGVSKGVVLTHGNFIATTELFVRFEASQYEYSSSKNVYLAVLPMFHIYGLSLFVVGLLSLGSSIVIMRRFDASELVKVIDDYGVTHFPVVPPILTTLTMRAKHVCENSLQSLKQVSCGAAPLSGKTIEDFVQALPHVDFIQGYGMTESTAVGTRGFNNEKHHNYSSIGLLAPNMQAKVVDWNSGSSLPPGFHGELWLRGPAIMQRYINNVEATNMTIDKDGWLRTGDIVCFDGEGYLYLSDRLKEIIKYKGYQIAPADLEAVLISHPEILDAAVTSAADEVCGEIPVAFVVRRHGSTLTKGAVIDFVANQYISISAAKETLNGLLKFENFVQHTQQQKPIKSLSLKVSAIIDGSHFSMNFDRSPFLMWFSDVLNLFIGQKW; this is translated from the exons ATGGCAACAAGCTTGAACTTCTTCCCCCAGACCTCAGAACCCAAAACTACTCATCTTCCTGACTGGTATTCACCAGAAACAAGAATCTATTCCAGCACGTATTCCTCTATATCTCTTCCAACTGATCCATTTCTTGACATtgtttccttcattttctctcaCCAACATGATGGGgttactgctttgattgattcCTCATCTGGGTATTCAATATCTTACTCAAAGCTATTACCTTTGGTCCAATCAATGGCCTCAGGTCTCCACCACCTTGGTGTTTCCCAAGGGGATGTGGTCTTGCTTTTGTTGCCAAATTCTGTCAATTTCCCCATTATTTTCTTCAGCGTTTTATATTTGGGTGCAGTTGTTACCACCATGAATCCACTAAGTAATATGATGGAGGTCAAGAAACAAATTGTTGATTGTGGTGTGCGTTTTGCATTTACTCTACTTGAAAATGTTGACAAACTTCAGAAATTGGGTGTTCATGCAATTGGGGTACCAGAAAACATGGACCTGGATTCAGAAAAGACTGGTTTTTTATCTTTTCGTAAGCTTATTGGGGGCCAATTTGGTAAGGCGCCAAGGCCTGTGATTAGGCAGCAGGACACGGCCGCAATAATGTATTCATCAGGTACTACAGGCGTTAGCAAGGGGGTTGTATTAACACATGGGAATTTTATAGCAACGACTGAGCTTTTTGTAAGATTTGAAGCTTCACAGTACGAATATTCAAGTTCAAAGAATGTGTATTTAGCTGTTCTTCCAATGTTCCATATATATGGATTATCACTTTTCGTGGTTGGATTATTGTCATTGGGTTCTAGCATTGTTATCATGAGGAGATTTGATGCCAGTGAACTGGTGAAAGTAATTGATGACTATGGAGTTACTCACTTTCCAGTTGTTCCACCTATACTGACAACATTGACAATGAGAGCCAAGCATGTTTGTGAAAATAGCTTGCAGAGTTTAAAACAGGTTTCCTGTGGTGCTGCTCCTTTGAGCGGGAAAACCATAGAGGACTTTGTTCAGGCTCTTCCTCATGTTGATTTCATTCAG GGCTATGGCATGACTGAATCAACTGCAGTAGGAACTCGTGGCTTCAACAATGAAAAACATCATAATTATTCTTCAATAGGACTTCTAGCACCAAACATGCAAGCTAAAGTGGTAGATTGGAATTCTGGTTCTTCTTTGCCTCCTGGCTTTCATGGCGAGCTTTGGCTAAGAGGACCTGCAATTATGCAAC GATACATAAATAATGTTGAGGCCACCAATATGACAATTGATAAAGATGGCTGGCTACGTACTGGTGATATTGTTTGTTTTGATGGAGAGGGGTATTTGTATTTATCTGACCGCTTGAAAGAGATTATAAAGTACAAGGGCTATCAG ATCGCCCCTGCTGATTTAGAGGCTGTATTGATTTCCCATCCCGAGATACTAGATGCTGCTGTAACTTC AGCCGCTGATGAAGTATGCGGTGAGATTCCTGTGGCATTTGTGGTGAGGAGGCACGGTAGCACACTGACCAAAGGAGCTGTCATAGACTTCGTGGCTAATCAG TATATTTCCATATCAGCAGCTAAGGAAACCTTGAATGGACTTCTGAAGTTTGAGAACTTCGTGCAACACACACAGCAGCAGAAACCAATCAAATCTTTGAGCTTAAAAGTCTCAGCTATTATTGATGGGTCACACTTTTCAATGAATTTTGATCGTTCACCATTTTTAATGTGGTTTAGCGATGTCCTCAATCTGTTCATAGGACAAAAATGGTGA
- the LOC105791879 gene encoding 4-coumarate--CoA ligase-like 6 isoform X2: MATSLNFFPQTSEPKTTHLPDWYSPETRIYSSTYSSISLPTDPFLDIVSFIFSHQHDGVTALIDSSSGYSISYSKLLPLVQSMASGLHHLGVSQGDVVLLLLPNSVNFPIIFFSVLYLGAVVTTMNPLSNMMEVKKQIVDCGVRFAFTLLENVDKLQKLGVHAIGVPENMDLDSEKTGFLSFRKLIGGQFGKAPRPVIRQQDTAAIMYSSGTTGVSKGVVLTHGNFIATTELFVRFEASQYEYSSSKNVYLAVLPMFHIYGLSLFVVGLLSLGSSIVIMRRFDASELVKVIDDYGVTHFPVVPPILTTLTMRAKHVCENSLQSLKQVSCGAAPLSGKTIEDFVQALPHVDFIQGYGMTESTAVGTRGFNNEKHHNYSSIGLLAPNMQAKVVDWNSGSSLPPGFHGELWLRGPAIMQRYINNVEATNMTIDKDGWLRTGDIVCFDGEGYLYLSDRLKEIIKYKGYQIAPADLEAVLISHPEILDAAVTSAADEVCGEIPVAFVVRRHGSTLTKGAVIDFVANQVAPYKKVRRVVFTESIPKSAAGKNLRKELKSFISSRL; the protein is encoded by the exons ATGGCAACAAGCTTGAACTTCTTCCCCCAGACCTCAGAACCCAAAACTACTCATCTTCCTGACTGGTATTCACCAGAAACAAGAATCTATTCCAGCACGTATTCCTCTATATCTCTTCCAACTGATCCATTTCTTGACATtgtttccttcattttctctcaCCAACATGATGGGgttactgctttgattgattcCTCATCTGGGTATTCAATATCTTACTCAAAGCTATTACCTTTGGTCCAATCAATGGCCTCAGGTCTCCACCACCTTGGTGTTTCCCAAGGGGATGTGGTCTTGCTTTTGTTGCCAAATTCTGTCAATTTCCCCATTATTTTCTTCAGCGTTTTATATTTGGGTGCAGTTGTTACCACCATGAATCCACTAAGTAATATGATGGAGGTCAAGAAACAAATTGTTGATTGTGGTGTGCGTTTTGCATTTACTCTACTTGAAAATGTTGACAAACTTCAGAAATTGGGTGTTCATGCAATTGGGGTACCAGAAAACATGGACCTGGATTCAGAAAAGACTGGTTTTTTATCTTTTCGTAAGCTTATTGGGGGCCAATTTGGTAAGGCGCCAAGGCCTGTGATTAGGCAGCAGGACACGGCCGCAATAATGTATTCATCAGGTACTACAGGCGTTAGCAAGGGGGTTGTATTAACACATGGGAATTTTATAGCAACGACTGAGCTTTTTGTAAGATTTGAAGCTTCACAGTACGAATATTCAAGTTCAAAGAATGTGTATTTAGCTGTTCTTCCAATGTTCCATATATATGGATTATCACTTTTCGTGGTTGGATTATTGTCATTGGGTTCTAGCATTGTTATCATGAGGAGATTTGATGCCAGTGAACTGGTGAAAGTAATTGATGACTATGGAGTTACTCACTTTCCAGTTGTTCCACCTATACTGACAACATTGACAATGAGAGCCAAGCATGTTTGTGAAAATAGCTTGCAGAGTTTAAAACAGGTTTCCTGTGGTGCTGCTCCTTTGAGCGGGAAAACCATAGAGGACTTTGTTCAGGCTCTTCCTCATGTTGATTTCATTCAG GGCTATGGCATGACTGAATCAACTGCAGTAGGAACTCGTGGCTTCAACAATGAAAAACATCATAATTATTCTTCAATAGGACTTCTAGCACCAAACATGCAAGCTAAAGTGGTAGATTGGAATTCTGGTTCTTCTTTGCCTCCTGGCTTTCATGGCGAGCTTTGGCTAAGAGGACCTGCAATTATGCAAC GATACATAAATAATGTTGAGGCCACCAATATGACAATTGATAAAGATGGCTGGCTACGTACTGGTGATATTGTTTGTTTTGATGGAGAGGGGTATTTGTATTTATCTGACCGCTTGAAAGAGATTATAAAGTACAAGGGCTATCAG ATCGCCCCTGCTGATTTAGAGGCTGTATTGATTTCCCATCCCGAGATACTAGATGCTGCTGTAACTTC AGCCGCTGATGAAGTATGCGGTGAGATTCCTGTGGCATTTGTGGTGAGGAGGCACGGTAGCACACTGACCAAAGGAGCTGTCATAGACTTCGTGGCTAATCAG GTTGCACCTTATAAGAAAGTAAGAAGGGTGGTGTTTACAGAATCAATTCCAAAGTCTGCTGCAGGAAAAAATCTTCGAAAAGAACTTAAGAGTTTCATAAGTTCTAGACTTTAA
- the LOC105791880 gene encoding LOW QUALITY PROTEIN: protein BASIC PENTACYSTEINE7 (The sequence of the model RefSeq protein was modified relative to this genomic sequence to represent the inferred CDS: inserted 1 base in 1 codon; deleted 1 base in 1 codon) yields the protein MRKQKPSMKGSNQIVSKLLRPKQPENKPSGPKKAKGPIVLEARREKKNXLDGKETFDFSRVPLLGVPRVVQVGDAGGWQSSYCTIMYQNILFLSSSRAGARMAGRKMSNRACIKFVLRLTAEGHDLSQPVDLKDHCDRHGTNNFVTIKLILYSMNYLHLARHHSP from the exons ATGAGGAAACAGAAGCCTTCTATGAAGGGTTCAAATCAAATTGTATCCAAGCTTCTAAGGCCAAAGCAGCCTGAGAACAAACCCTCTGGTCCTAAGAAAGCAAAGGGACCGATCGTTTTGGAAGCCAGACGTGAGAAGAAGA ATCTTGATGGAAAAGAAACTTTTGATTTTTCCAGGGTGCCTTTGCTGGGCGTTCCAAGAGTGGTACAAGTGGGGGATGCTGGTGGTTGGCAATCCTCGTATTGCACCATTATGTATCAGAATATCCTCTTCCTGAGTTCCAGCAGGGCTGGTGCTCGCATGGCA GGGAGAAAAATGAGCAATAGAGCATGTATAAAATTTGTTCTGAGACTTACAGCTGAGGGTCATGATCTCTCTCAACCAGTTGATTTGAAGGACCATTGCGATAGGCATGGGACAAACAATTTTGTTACAATCAAGCTTATACTTTACTCCATGAACTACCTTCATCTCGCCCGTCATCACTCTCCTTAA
- the LOC105791881 gene encoding uncharacterized protein LOC105791881, whose amino-acid sequence MNKMSLHQQPLHLFQLCLVFMACMESIVGFMLTNFNNQEVVGALEYRRGFSLQPHVAELPHIGGPIQKIHKGQRIVSDNLEEDDLLAFWAPFLLLHLGCPDPITAFSLEDNELWQRHMLSLILQAVASLYVFFQSLSHNKLELPTFLMFIAGIIKYSERIWALYRASTDSFRKYLLQDKDPGPDYALLMDKFACMRDGHLPTKTITVEQTEKEGKDVKLGKLSDLEVLHYAYHFFETFKGLVVDLVFSRHARKESRDFFKVKEPEDARRVIEIELNFLYGVFYTKMMIMHSSVGYVFRIIACGSILAALALFHFHTNQSKYEPFNVKITYSLLLGALALEFVAFLMLFFSDWTFASPVHPALKPLALIYRFCLALTNSSWYLIPENEIQVLGTPLFRRWSGSVSGHNFVRYCRKSSPTTMLKFTSWWDLIPKVVPGRALIANLVGKLKLILWPLSFVSKLCYIPETIAEKMGIKEFLDEMAYVSHKPLAKVLWDLVFQEIKEKSEEALISQHVAKRISSGRGEWVLMSAEYSHIDWTEFMSHEAELDERIILWHIATDLCYHNDLPSPSASSSPSPPYETTSKLLSDYMLYLLVMRPSIMSTLVGLAKIRFQDTLAEAERLFARYPLGARNSDKEACEII is encoded by the exons atgaacaaaatgagctTGCATCAGCAGCCCTTGCATCTGTTCCAGCTTTGCTTGGTCTTCATGGCCTGTATGGAATCGATTGTTGGCTTCATGCTGACCAACTTCAACAATCAAGAAGTTGTGGGAGCATTGGAATATCGTAGGGGCTTTTCTCTTCAGCCTCATGTTGCAGAGCTTCCTCACATTGGTGGCCCCATTCAGAAGATCCACAAGGGACAGAGGATTGTTAGTGATAATCTG GAAGAAGATGATCTTTTGGCATTTTGGGCTCCATTTCTCTTACTGCACCTTGGCTGTCCTGATCCCATCACAGCCTTTTCTCTTGAAGATAATGAACTCTGGCAAAGGCACATGCTTAGCCTCATTCTCCAAGCCGTAGCTTCTCTCTATGTCTTCTTTCAATCCCTTTCCCACAACAAGCTGGAGTTGCCCACATTCCTCATGTTTATTGCCGGAATCATCAAGTATTCTGAGCGGATTTGGGCTTTGTACCGGGCAAGCACCGACAGCTTCCGCAAATACTTGCTCCAAGATAAAGATCCGGGCCCCGATTATGCACTGCTTATGGACAAATTTGCTTGTATGAGAGATGGCCACCTTCCCACGAAAACCATAACAGTAGAACAGACTGAGAAAGAAGGCAAGGATGTGAAGCTAGGCAAGTTGAGTGATTTAGAAGTGTTGCATTACGCTTATCACTTTTTTGAAACCTTCAAGGGCCTTGTTGTGGATCTCGTGTTTAGCAGACACGCGCGGAAAGAGAGCCGAGACTTCTTCAAGGTGAAGGAGCCGGAAGATGCACGAAGAGTCATAGAGATTGAACTCAACTTCTTGTATGGGGTTTTCTATACCAAGATGATGATAATGCATTCCTCGGTAGGCTATGTTTTCCGAATCATAGCCTGTGGATCAATTTTAGCGGCTCTTGCGCTTTTCCATTTCCATACCAACCAAAGTAAATATGAGCCATTTAATGTGAAAATCACCTACAGCTTGCTCCTGGGTGCCCTTGCCTTGGAATTTGTAGCCTTCCTCATGCTCTTTTTCTCTGATTGGACTTTTGCTTCCCCTGTTCATCCTGCTTTAAAGCCTTTGGCGCTTATCTACCGCTTCTGCCTTGCTCTCACCAATTCTAGTTGGTACTTGATTCCAGAAAATGAAATACAAGTCTTGGGTACACCCTTGTTTCGCAGATGGTCTGGGTCTGTCTCAGGACACAATTTCGTAAGGTATTGCCGGAAAAGTAGTCCAACCACAATGCTGAAATTCACCAGTTGGTGGGACCTAATTCCGAAGGTAGTGCCAGGGCGTGCTCTAATTGCCAACTTGGTGGGAAAGCTGAAGCTAATACTCTGGCCCCTCTCTTTTGTCAGCAAACTTTGCTACATTCCAGAAACCATCGCTGAAAAGATGGGCATTAAGGAGTTTTTGGATGAAATGGCTTATGTGTCACATAAGCCGCTCGCTAAAGTTTTATGGGATCTCGTCTTTCAGGAGATCAAAGAAAAATCTGAAGAAGCACTAATTTCTCAACATGTTGCTAAGCGAATATCTTCAGGTAGAGGTGAATGGGTTCTAATGTCAGCTGAGTACAGCCACATTGACTGGACTGAATTTATGAGCCATGAGGCAGAACTCGATGAGAGGATTATATTGTGGCACATTGCCACTGACCTCTGCTACCACAATGACTTGCCATCGCCATCAGCATCATCATCGCCATCGCCACCGTATGAGACCACTAGTAAGCTTCTCTCAGATTACATGTTATATCTTCTGGTCATGCGCCCATCTATCATGTCCACCTTGGTAGGTCTCGCCAAAATAAGATTCCAAGACACTCTTGCTGAGGCTGAAAGGTTGTTTGCAAGATACCCGTTAGGAGCAAGAAATTCTGATAAAGAGGCCtgtgaaataatttga